The segment TTACCTCTTCTTACCTCTACTTCACCGTTAACTTTAACTTCACCCTCTTGTATATACATTTTTGCTTCAGAGCCTAAAGTAGCAGCTCCGCACCATTTTAAAAATGCATCTAGTTTAATTATTTCTGTATTTATAGAGATTTTTTCCATTTTATTCTCCTTTTTGATTTAATTCTTATTTAAAATTAAATCTATAATTTGTTTTTATTTTTAATTTATAGGACATCTTACAGGAAGTATAAGGTAAGTAAAGTTATTTCCTTCTTTTCCTTTTATAACACATGGATTTACACTGCTAGATAATTCCAGAAATACTTCTTCCTGATCCATTATTTTAAACACGTCAATTAAATATCTTGAATTAAATGCAATTTGAAGAGAGTCACCTTGCAAAATTATATTTAATTCTTCTCTGACTTTTCCCAATTGAGAATTAGATGTAATTACAATAGTGTCATCTTTTATGTCAAATTTTACTGGATTAGTATTTCCTTCTTTACCTAGAAGAGAAGCTCTTTCTATACAAGAAAGCATTTCGTCTCGTTTTGCAGTAACTTTTAAGTTGTATTCTTCTGGAATTATAGAGTCATATTTTATAAATTCGCCTTCTAATAATCTTGATATAATCCTAGTTTTCCCTAAATTAAATAATATATGGTTTAGTGTAAAGGATAAATTAACATTTTTTTCATCATCCTCTAAAACTTTAGAAACCTCACTTAAAGTCTTGCCAGGAATTACACAATTAATATCATTTTTATTATTAATACTTTCACTTCTCAAAGCTAACCTATATCCATCTAAAGCAACAAGATTTAATTTATTATTTTTAATTTCAAATAATACTCCTGTAAGTATTGGTCTTGTTTCATCTTGAGCTACAGCAAATATAGTTCCTTTTATCATGTTTTTTAATATTTTTGTGACATTTGACATACCATATTTTCGTTTATCTTTGGTATTTCAGGGTATTCATCTGCGTTCATATGAAATAGTGTTGAATTTGATTTTTCACATTTTATATTTATAGAATTTTCTTCATTAGTTGAGATTTCAACATTGCTATTAGGTAATCTTTTTATGATTTCTCCAAAAAGTTTAGAATCTACTACAATTTTTCCTGGAGTTAATATGTTTGCTTCTA is part of the Haloimpatiens sp. FM7315 genome and harbors:
- the yaaA gene encoding S4 domain-containing protein YaaA produces the protein MEKISINTEIIKLDAFLKWCGAATLGSEAKMYIQEGEVKVNGEVEVRRGKKLKKGDIVEINEEIYEIV